Below is a genomic region from Streptococcus salivarius.
GAACCAGCTATCGCTTTCCGTGTTTTCAAGGAACTCCTTGTTAAGAAATACGGTCAAGAGGAAGCAAACAAACGTATCTACGCAACAACTGACCGCCAAAAAGGTGCAGTTAAAGTTGAAGCAGATGCTAATGGTTGGGAAACTTTCGTTGTTCCAGATGACATCGGTGGACGTTTCTCAGTATTGACAGCTGTAGGTCTCTTGCCAATTGCAGCTTCAGGTGCTGATATCAAAGCCCTTATGGAAGGTGCTAACGCTGCACGTAAAGAGTATTCTTCATCTAAAATCTCTGAAAACGAAGCTTACCAATACGCTGCACTTCGTAACATCCTTTACCGTAAAGGTTACACAACTGAAATCTTGGCTAACTACGAACCATCACTTCAATACTTCTCAGAATGGTGGAAACAATTGGCTGGTGAATCTGAAGGTAAAGACCAAAGAGGTATCTACCCAACATCAGCAAACTTCTCAACAGACTTGCACTCTCTTGGACAATTTATCCAAGAAGGTACACGTAACCTCTTTGAGACAGTTGTTCGTGTGGAAAAACCACGTAAGAACGTGATTATCCCTGAATTGGAAGAAGATCTTGATGGACTTGGTTACCTCCAAGGTAAAGATGTTGACTTTGTTAACAAAAAAGCAACAGACGGTGTTCTTCTTGCTCACACAGATGGTGATGTGCCAAACATGTTCATCACTCTTCCTGAACAAGATGCCTTTACATTGGGTTACATCATCTACTTCTTTGAAATTGCTATCGCCCTTTCAGGTTACTTGAATGCTATCAACCCATTCGACCAACCAGGTGTAGAAGCATACAAGAAAAACATGTTCGCTCTTCTTGGTAAACCAGGATTTGAAGAACTTGGAGCAGAACTTAACGCTCGCTTGTAATTCTCAGATAAGATCAGCTTTGGCTGGTCTTTTTTTATTCATTTGTAGGCTAAAACTCTCCATTAATGATTTC
It encodes:
- a CDS encoding glucose-6-phosphate isomerase, giving the protein MAHITFDYSKVLDKFVAPHEVDNLQAQVTVADEMIRKGTGPGADFLGWRDLPENYDREEFDRILKAAEKIKEESDVLVVIGIGGSYLGAKAAIDFLNHHFANLQTKEERKAPQIVYAGNSISSTYLADLLEYVEDKDFSVNVISKSGTTTEPAIAFRVFKELLVKKYGQEEANKRIYATTDRQKGAVKVEADANGWETFVVPDDIGGRFSVLTAVGLLPIAASGADIKALMEGANAARKEYSSSKISENEAYQYAALRNILYRKGYTTEILANYEPSLQYFSEWWKQLAGESEGKDQRGIYPTSANFSTDLHSLGQFIQEGTRNLFETVVRVEKPRKNVIIPELEEDLDGLGYLQGKDVDFVNKKATDGVLLAHTDGDVPNMFITLPEQDAFTLGYIIYFFEIAIALSGYLNAINPFDQPGVEAYKKNMFALLGKPGFEELGAELNARL